The Vidua macroura isolate BioBank_ID:100142 chromosome 9, ASM2450914v1, whole genome shotgun sequence genome has a window encoding:
- the LOC128811253 gene encoding cytochrome c oxidase assembly factor 7, protein MAGFINFADEEEVRAYLENLHVEYSYQCFKEKDPDGCQRFADYLDAVRKDFVAAARVLRDNCEVHGHSESCYKLGAYQALGKGGLNPDLKAAYKSFIKSCEKGGKKSANACHSAGLLAQDGKANDGQPDPVVARDYYTKACDGNFAPSCFNLSVIYLQGAPGVPKDMSHALKYSLKGCELGHVWACANASRMYKLGDGVEKNDAKAEDLKNRAKQLHKEQKEAASSLTFGE, encoded by the exons ATGGCCGGCTTCATCAACTTCGCGGACGAGGAGGAGGTGCGGGCGTACCTGGAGAACCTGCACGTGGAGTACAGCTACCAGTGCTTCAAGGAGAAGGACCCGGACG GCTGCCAGCGCTTCGCCGATTACCTGGACGCCGTGAGGAAGGACTTCGTGGCGGCGGCGCGGGTGCTGCGCGACAACTGCGAGGTGCACGGGCACAGCGAGAGCTGCTACAAACTGGGGGCCTACCAGGCCCTCGGCAAAG GTGGACTCAACCCGGATTTGAAAGCTGCCTACAAATCTTTCATCAAGTCCTGTGAGAAAGGTGGGAAGAAGTCAGCAAATGCGTGTcacagtgctgggctgctggcccAGGACGGGAAAGCCAACGATGGTCAGCCTGACCCTGTTGTTGCTAGAGACTATTACACAAAAGCCTGTGATGGCAATTTTGCTCCCAGCTGCTTCAACCTGAGTGTGATATACCTGCAGGGAGCACCTGGGGTCCCCAAGGACATGAGCCATGCCTTGAAGTACTCGCTGAAAGGCTGTGAGCTGGGGCACGTGTGGGCTTGTGCCAATGCCAGCCGCATGTACAAACTGGGAGATGGTGTTGAGAAGAATGATGCCAAGGCAGAGGATCTGAAAAACAGGGCAAAACAGTTGcataaagaacagaaagaagctGCAAGTTCTCTAACATTTGGGGAGTAA